The Pseudomonas wenzhouensis genome has a segment encoding these proteins:
- a CDS encoding outer membrane protein OmpK — MKLKHLPHCLALSAGLFSGQQALAGDLLHWQDNSLSYLYGENFQRMNFNGEEQRTQTTFTFEHASGWAWGDLFYFVDYIRADNVQSRGSFNNGTFRQHDKDSFYYMEFSPRISLSWLTGQKLAAGPIKDVYAAFTYEKGNGGPGPENYLYGIGLDWEVPGFTYFKTNLYQVKINNHTFFADSNSNGYATQLTVSAAYPFSLGEQDFVVDGFIDWRSPSRDAGTQTSVGSSVQVKWDAGKALFGKERQLYVGTEINMWRAKYGVKPVDGSGDRFDQTAVQALVKYHF; from the coding sequence ATGAAACTCAAGCATCTACCCCACTGCCTCGCCCTGTCAGCCGGACTGTTCTCTGGTCAGCAGGCACTCGCTGGCGACCTGCTGCACTGGCAGGACAACAGCCTGTCATACCTGTACGGCGAAAACTTTCAGCGCATGAACTTCAATGGCGAAGAACAGCGTACCCAGACTACCTTTACCTTCGAGCACGCAAGCGGCTGGGCCTGGGGCGACCTCTTCTATTTCGTCGACTACATCCGTGCCGACAACGTGCAGTCGCGCGGCAGCTTCAACAACGGCACCTTCCGCCAGCATGACAAGGATTCCTTCTATTACATGGAATTCTCCCCGCGCATCAGCCTGAGCTGGCTGACCGGGCAGAAGCTGGCTGCCGGTCCGATCAAGGACGTCTACGCCGCCTTCACCTATGAAAAAGGCAATGGCGGCCCTGGCCCGGAGAACTACCTGTACGGCATCGGCCTGGACTGGGAAGTACCCGGCTTCACCTACTTCAAGACCAACCTGTACCAGGTCAAGATCAACAACCATACCTTCTTCGCCGACAGTAACAGCAACGGCTACGCCACTCAGCTGACTGTCAGTGCCGCCTACCCTTTCAGCCTGGGCGAACAGGATTTCGTCGTCGACGGCTTCATCGACTGGCGCTCGCCATCGCGCGATGCCGGCACGCAGACCTCGGTCGGCTCCTCGGTCCAGGTCAAGTGGGATGCGGGCAAGGCCCTGTTCGGCAAGGAGCGCCAGCTCTACGTGGGCACCGAGATCAACATGTGGCGCGCCAAATATGGCGTCAAACCAGTGGATGGCTCGGGTGATCGTTTCGACCAGACCGCCGTGCAGGCGCTGGTCAAGTATCACTTCTGA